In a single window of the bacterium genome:
- the queC gene encoding 7-cyano-7-deazaguanine synthase QueC, giving the protein MNKSIVLLSGGLDSFISLAYAKDEYNIQLALTFDYGQRSVKKEIAAAKTIADYFNIEHKVIKTPWLQEITETSLVNTDQDLPELDSEELDNPELTLNSAKNVWVPNRNGVFLNIAACFADSMDFSHIIFGANKEEGTTFPDNTQDFIDKINAAFEFSTLAKPKVFAPLINLDKTEIIKLAIEIEAPLNLVRSCYTDEEKHCGKCESCLRLERALKTNGKSFADIGI; this is encoded by the coding sequence ATGAATAAAAGTATTGTTTTGCTCTCAGGCGGGCTTGATTCGTTTATTAGTCTTGCTTATGCAAAAGATGAATATAATATTCAGCTTGCCTTAACTTTTGACTATGGTCAAAGATCTGTAAAAAAAGAAATTGCAGCAGCGAAAACTATCGCTGATTATTTTAATATTGAACATAAAGTTATAAAAACGCCATGGTTACAGGAAATAACAGAGACTTCACTTGTTAACACTGATCAGGATTTACCTGAGCTTGACTCAGAAGAACTGGACAATCCTGAATTAACATTAAATTCTGCAAAAAATGTCTGGGTTCCAAACAGAAACGGGGTATTTTTAAATATCGCGGCATGCTTCGCTGACAGCATGGATTTTTCTCATATAATTTTTGGAGCAAACAAAGAAGAAGGAACTACATTTCCGGACAATACACAGGACTTTATCGATAAAATTAATGCAGCTTTTGAATTTTCAACCCTTGCAAAGCCAAAAGTATTTGCTCCTCTTATAAATCTGGATAAAACAGAGATTATAAAGCTTGCCATTGAGATTGAAGCCCCTTTGAATCTCGTAAGAAGCTGCTATACGGATGAAGAAAAACATTGCGGCAAGTGCGAATCCTGTTTAAGGCTTGAAAGAGCTTTAAAGACAAATGGTAAAAGCTTTGCTGATATAGGAATTTAG
- a CDS encoding HEAT repeat domain-containing protein — protein MFEENKEKFEKLLEEFLIDQDCNPDDAIKKINHLKNLTEKEAVSILNFFACKETHPKILLHIIQMIGKYKDKSSVDVLIRLLTDYKSPDAHDKYLKVRCATANILGELKDDSAVVPLMYIMNDKNEYYKIRLSAAEALGRIGNIYAVAPLINIVTDEEEKSVYLRESAAKALGMLGDERAVDPLISIIETKKGIIDKFTFLKEKTIEALAKLGFNQDKKLRALKNTLVDESPQVRISAMEALCEIDDEIVLSLIEPMIYDKDENVAISAVNALYNIAGRDYVINLLQKKDLLDCCRNEIHEILEEDEEDEDE, from the coding sequence ATGTTCGAAGAAAATAAAGAAAAATTTGAAAAACTTTTAGAAGAATTCTTGATAGATCAGGATTGTAACCCTGATGATGCTATCAAGAAAATTAATCATTTGAAAAATTTAACCGAAAAAGAAGCTGTATCAATCTTAAACTTCTTTGCCTGCAAAGAAACACATCCCAAAATTCTTCTTCATATCATTCAAATGATTGGGAAATACAAAGACAAAAGTTCTGTGGACGTACTAATAAGACTTTTAACGGATTATAAAAGCCCGGATGCCCACGATAAATACTTAAAAGTAAGATGCGCAACCGCTAATATTCTTGGGGAACTAAAAGACGACAGTGCTGTTGTTCCTTTAATGTATATAATGAACGATAAAAACGAATATTATAAGATACGACTCTCTGCAGCAGAAGCTCTTGGAAGGATTGGCAATATTTATGCAGTTGCACCGCTTATAAACATCGTAACTGACGAAGAGGAAAAGTCAGTATACTTAAGAGAATCAGCAGCAAAAGCACTTGGGATGCTTGGCGATGAGAGAGCTGTAGACCCTTTAATAAGTATTATCGAAACAAAAAAAGGAATCATCGACAAATTTACCTTCTTAAAGGAAAAAACTATTGAAGCACTCGCTAAATTAGGATTCAATCAAGATAAAAAACTTAGAGCCCTTAAAAATACTCTTGTGGATGAATCACCTCAAGTCAGAATCAGTGCTATGGAGGCTCTTTGCGAAATTGATGACGAAATAGTCCTGTCTTTAATTGAACCTATGATTTATGACAAAGACGAAAATGTTGCAATAAGTGCTGTTAACGCTCTTTATAATATTGCGGGAAGAGATTATGTCATTAATTTACTGCAGAAAAAAGACCTTCTCGATTGCTGCAGAAACGAAATACACGAAATTCTTGAAGAAGACGAAGAGGATGAAGATGAATAA